The genomic stretch TCCACTCAAAGCAGACCTTACTTGAAAGACAGATTAGGTTGCTTAGGGCCTTGCCCAGTCAAATTTTGAATATCTACAAGGACAGCAATAGCACAATCTCTGGGTAACCTATTCTACTGCCTGACCATCCTTACTGtgaaaaagttttatttgtatCAGAATCTTACATCCCATAAAATCATGGCTGTTGCTTCAtattctgctctgaaaaagaGTTTAACTCAGCCTCCTCTGTAACCATCCATTAGGTAGCTGAAGACAGCAACTGGATTCCCCCTGCTTAGTCTtgtctcctccaggctaaacaaaaGCAGCCTTTGAGTCTCTCTCATACACCATGTGTTTTGGCCCCCTAATCATCTCAGTGGCCCTTTCCTGAATTCACTCCAGTTTGTCAATGCCCGTGTCTCATACTTGGGGAAATGGCACACACCCAGAACTGGGAACAGTgagattattttattctgtaagaTTGTGCATGGATCAAACATTAAAAAGGCATAACCCAActtggaagcatttttttcctgttcttatgAGAACAATACTCAAGAGCTCCTCAAAACACAAACTGGATGTTGAAACACTTCAAGTGAAACTCCTGGATTACTCATACTTCGACAAATACACGGAATGAAATAACTCTTCAGTGACTGCTGCAGCCAACACTTACTTTGAAGAGAAGCCATGCTGCCAACTACTTGAGAAAACTCTGTTTACAATAGGTTctcaaatactgaaaaacatcTTTGGTTCTTCTGGACTACAGAGCAGGGAATCATTGAAATCATTTGTTACTGTAAATAGAGAAATCAGCCATTagtttttccagagaaaattaGTTATCCTCAGAAACACATATTCTTCCAGAAAAGAGCAGCTTCCCTAACGAGAGGAAATATTGAGTCTTGCCAGATGTTTGATAGCCTtcatcttcaaaataattttacagaataTCCCTTTCAGTTCTATTGCATGACTAACACTCACCAGCTCTCTTCCTGTGATTAAGTACTAAGTGTTTCAAACCTTAGGAGAACTGAAATTCTCCTGAACATCTATACATATGAAAATCTAAATAAGTGCTTTCATATTGAGTCAGACATTTTTCACCAAATGTGCCTACTAAATAACATTTGTAAGACAGACTAATATTGTAAGAACACTAAAATACTGGAAACAGTGCTGAGTATTAGAGTACTATCAAAATGAACTGGTCAAAGTTATGATACCTTAAAGAAGTCTTGCCTTTTTCACTAACCTTTTTGTACTAGTTCTGTGTTCAATAGCATATTCAAGCTTCCATGCTTTTTAGCTGTTGAGCCAAGAGAAAGAGCCCCAATTAGGTAGGAGTATCTTTATATAAACTTAGCCAGTAGTGCCACACTGTTCACTCACCAATCTTAAGGATCTCTTCAACAGCTTGATTTGCTACCTTGTTAATATTATAGGACCTAGACAGAGAAGTAGAAGTCTTGTTTGCTAAGCATgcaagggggggagggggaggaaacaccatcaaaacacacacacaaaagcatctTGCATACAGATGAAGAACTAGGTTCCACaacaggaataataataataaaaaaaaagctattaacTGTGAGCTGACATCAATCTCTTCCCAAAAAATGCCTTAAAGTAACTCTTGACTTGACATCTACCTGTGGTTTTGTAAACCTTAATAATCCATTAAGTAAAGTCTTCAGAAAAGCATGATACACAGGGTATAGTCTCCTTATCAATAATCCTCCTGCCTTAAAACCCCAATAATTGGTGATTTAagtctgcattaaaaaaaacctgaaacatgACAGTTCCATAGACTGTGTGTGTTCTTATCCCTTCTATCCACCTCTTGCTAATTAATTCCTTCTGTTAGTTCTAATTTATGGGACCCGACACTTCTTTATAAATATTATGCCTCCCTGTCCATACCCTAAGGCATGGGCTTGAATCTCACAAGAATCTGTGTatacagaaaaggaacagtTACATCAGACACTTTTGCATTTGCCACATTTGGATGCATGACAAGTCAGCATAAAGCCTCAGTCTGAACCAAGTCTAAACTCCAATAGTCTCCCTCCTGTGCCCAGGATCAAAAGGGATTAGGTACTAATCACAGCCTCCATGCAGCAGTACTGTGAATATCTCAGTTGCCCAGGTCTCAGTAGAGCTTACAATCCTCAGCCCAGCACTTCTGTTGTGGCAGTAAAATACATCAGACTGCAACAGACATCCACTATACATCTAACAGACTACAGAGCTGCTGAGAGTGGTTGTTCAAAGCTCTTCCTCTTACACTCATTGCCTATCTGCAAGCCTGAGCAGATGCTCAGGAAAAATGGAGATGCACAGTCTGAAATTATTCTCTCAACTACATATCCTTTTACACAAGTTTTGACAGCTGAAGGAAGCACTTGGACATTTAAATGCATCTCAGGCTGAGGAGGTCTGAAATCCTAGGAGAGCCCCTAAACCACAGGCTAAGGAAGATCACCCCACTGAGGCTTGGCCTCAGTTTAGAAAAGTCCAGCAGTACACACCGATTACAGCAACAAAGATGGGCAATCCTGGAATTCAGTCCCTGGTTCTGGGATTGCTCAGTACAGAAagtataatgaaattaaatgcataaGAACAGCTTTGAATTAAGACTGTACATTCCCGAGGTACTGAACACTAGGAAAGTTCCCCTAGCAGTCTGCCAATTTCATCCTTGGCAGCCTCCAGGACCACGTTACACTGACTGAATACAAAATTCTGAATTACAAAGAGTAAAACTCAGTAACCATGGTTACAGcatgaatattcattttttaatttcattaaaagctttGGGTTTAGTGCATCTTAGCTTGCCACGTAAATCCAGGGCCTGTTGTACAACTTTAAACTATAAGCACAGCCAGATTTCCAAATGAAAGAGGCTCTCACTGTACACATCTCGCATCTCAAAACTAAATTGGTTAGACTTACGTGCAGTACTGAAGTTTGTTTAAACTGAAGTTAGGAAAATTTACCCCTTTGATTAAGCTAGCACAGCTCCGCTTAGATATGCCCATCTTTAAGGGGAATATTTTGGCAAAGAAACTGTGCCCTTTCAATTAAGTTTGAAAGAGGCTTGGTAGGAGAATGGACAGTAGATGCACCAGAGAACACTTAATACTGTTTTTCCAAGTACATGTTTTCCCAATTCTTCTTAGAGCTTAGATCTTTATAAAATTTTTCCAAGCTACTTCAtctaaacattttaattttagccAACAAGAGTATTTCAGACACTACCCCCCCCCATCCCAATATGCTCTGCAAGTCAGACAGAGAAGTCTCTTTCCTTTGCCACCTCCAACCATTCATCTCCACATAGGGAATGGAACTCTTTCACCAAAATTACACCTAAGGTAAACTTCTGTCTCAATGCCTCAGCTCCTCATCCTTTCAACTCTTCTTTCCATACCTACAAGTGAGGGGTGCTCTGCTCTTCTCATACACCTGAGACAGCTTTGAACCATACCTACAGTGACAATATTTGGACATAACTGACATGCACTGACTTACCCATATCCCAATAGTCTCAGTATGGACAAAATGCTTAAGCTAGATAGACCTATTTTGCTTATCTGAAACAATATTTTATATCAAAGCAGCAACATGTACTTACCATGCTTTTGATCCTGTTCCAGTACACACATTAAGGCCTgaactcttctgtttttcccaaGGGCCATCATCAACTGATATTTCATAATAGGAGGCCATATAAAGCGAGAATTTAAAACTGGGTTTGCAGGAATTAAAGTTCTCCCTGAATAAGACAGAACACACAGCCTTATCAGGCACAAACATTTTGAGGAGCTAGCTTCAAATCTGGATGACAATTTCACAGGCTTTGTACAGTGTTTCCGATTTGGCAGACACTTTTGATTCACTGTTTTATAGCACTTATTATAATGGACAAAAGTGATTTGCAGAATAAACTTTTAGACAGTTTTTTTGCAGCTACTTTTACGAATTAAATGCCATGCAAAGAACTCGTATACAAAGCAGAGTTTGCTGGACTTATAAATGAAACTACAAATACATTACCTTCCTTGCATAATTGTTGAACTATCGCATAAACTATGTTTATGCTGTGATTCGGTCTCATAAATTTACATCAGGGAACACTAAGAGGTAAGGAATTCCAACATCAGTAAGTAATAGCATGGCTTCAAGCTGAATTCTTTATCACttgagtaattaaaaaaaacccactgtgaTTCTTCACAAACAGTTTTACAACAGTCAGCAGGCTTAAGTTTCTCTCCAGGGAAAATTCTTCCTAAAACTCAAGTGTAGTAAGTCTTGGGGCACAATCATCATTCTGCATGGTATTATTCATATATCAGGGGGATTCCTAATGTTAGGCCTATGGCAACCAGAAAGTCTCTTTCCATAAGCTTCATAACATCCAGGTGTATATTTATGAACTAAAGTTCTTGATGCTCATAGTGCCTCATCCAAACAGTATGATATAGTCCTCAGATTAATAGATACCCTCTTAGAAAAACACCACATTCACTGTGTTCATCATGACAGGGTTTCACCCTTTTTAGTAAAAGGGGCTTACTGAGCTGTTTCAGGTGATGAAAATTTCAGTCTGAATTGACTAAGAATACACCTCTTGAATATTTGATGTCAAACAGTTTAGACTCTTAGTAACTAAGAGTGTTGTGTGTACTCACTCTTTAGAGGATGGGAAGATTAAAGAACTAGAAGCAAGTTAAGAATACAGATGCACAGCTTGATTCAGTTTAAGAATTTTTGCGAGCTAGGTAcgaaaggtttttttccccttcaatttccttgttttcttaaCTGACATGCAGAATAAGCCCTTGGAAAAAGCACATAGAGTCATTTTGTCTTAATATACAGCAGACTTGTGTATTTGAACCTTACAGAAGATTCACCTGTGTGACGTCATTATTTAAGTCTTCAAGAGTAAGGTTCTATTAACACAAAATTTATTACTAGAAATTTGTTCCTACAGGCACTGTGTTCCCCAATACTTCTCAAATATACAGGAACCAAAGACCACAATGTATTTGTGACATTCAGAAGTAGAGGGCTACTGTAAAGtgttggaaagcagctttgtgtTCCTCTATCACTGTACATTAAAGAAACTTTTTAGAATCTTGATAAAATTAGGTTTGTTTCAGTAGAGAGCAAAATTTGTATATCTCAGACTAATTCCTTCTGCCAGTCTGAGGTTGCAGTCCAGATGGAAGATAAAGCACTCATGGAACATTTATACTGTTTCCAGCAGCAATCACAGCATCCCAGGCACTGTACAAACACAAGACTACATTACACtctaaagtttaaaaaaaaaaaaaaaaaaggaaagaaagataaagaataaagggaaaagggatataaaatacaaattacaaataaaagttTGGCCAAGTGCTGACTAAGGATCATATTTTAACTCCTTTCCTACAGCCCCAATCACATTCCCCACATCCTTCTTGTTATAGTTTGGCTAGCAGAAATGCATTGATCTTCAGGACAGAAAGGACAGTTAAAGGTATCCCAGATAATGCAGTACCAGGATTTGATACAAATTGgtttcttaaaaagaagaaataagtgTTGGACATTTTCCCACAATAACAAAGCTTCAGCCAAAGGCAGGATGATACCTTTGCCTCTAATGacagagaggcagggaaaggagaagttATTAGGATTTAAGTTTGGTCATGCCAAAAGCTTATGAAGAGATGCAGGAGAGGATACAGTTTAAGGATGGATATTTAAATCTTCAATCCACTGTAAAGATAGTAATTGAAGGTATTTGATTATGTAAGAACTAGCcaggaaaggaataaaacaatgaagaagaaagcaaacagccaGGAATAACGAAAGATGGAAAGGCCAGACAGGAAGGTGGAAAACCAGAAATCACTGCACTTAAATCTCTGAATATACACTTTGTAATCAGCAACAATACAATCAGTGTTATATATTCATGGACCAGAACAGAAATTTGACAGCAAAGACATCCCATCACTGATTGCTCATTGCAAtatcataaaaagaaattaagtcaaTTGTTCCTTGCTGCAACAATAAACAATTAAACATACCTGGATGAAAGAGATTCCCCAATGAAAACTTCACTGAGTGCTCTCACTGGTAAAAGATGTGGACCAGAAATGTCAGATCCTGCAGATATTGAATATAACAGTTATAAATCATGGCTCTAAAACccaaattttcaaaaacaattcacaattaacaatttaaaaactCATTGGAGGACACACTCTACTGCCTGGGTTTGCATTCTAGACCTAGTACTCCATCTTCTTCAAGGACTCACTTTTTCCTTTACTGGAGACTGCCTTATTGACCTTGGTTCAAATACTTGTAATGACACTTATTTTCAGATAATGCTTTCCCCAAAAACTCATGGGCAACCAGACATATTGATGTCTTCTCTTCTGTCACTCTAACCTAGTTAAATTCACTGACAGTGACTTAACAGACATTTCTGATAAAGTTCAAAGAATTAAACTTTATACCACAGGGTAATTAAGGGGGATTAACAAATTGTTCATGTTGACTAAGGACTTATCACTGAGGAAAtgcaggtgtcctggtttcggctgggacagagttaattttcttcctagtagcaggcatagtgctgtgttttggttttagtaggagaagaatgttgataacacgctgatgtttttagttgttgctaagtattgctcatgctagtcaaggacttttcagcttcccatgctctgccaggtgcacaagaaactgggagggggcacagccagaatagttgatccaaactgaccaaagggctattccataccatatgacgtcatgctcagtatagaaactggggggggttggccggggagcagcgatcgctgctcgggaactgtctgggtatgggtgggcgggtggtgagcaattgcattgtgcatcacttgctttgtatatagttattattatattgttattattatcattactattttacttgatttcaattattaaactgttcttatctcaacccaggagtgtttctcactcttactcctctgattctcttcccccatcccatcggggtagggggagtgagcgagcggctgcgtggtgcttagttgctggctggggctaaaccacgacagcaggGCTAGACACAGGTTTAGGACAGAACTGTGTATCTTCAATGCAtcataaagaaaacagttgAAGGTATCTGATGACCAAGGATTTGCCCAGGAAGAGATTCTAGTTTCTCATTTGCTTGCAGGCAGTCTGTGACAGCTTTTTCAATTGTGAGGTGCCAAATTTGAGGTAGGTTACAAATTAAGAAAGCGCACACACACTATTAGTGTGGAGCAGCTAAACGCATGGTAAATTGTTCATATGGTAACCCGAAGTGTCTATAGTAACCCTAATATATACCATTTTAAAAGAGTTCAGGTATTTTGCCAGCAGAtaatactatttaaaaacatCTCTATAAATTAACTGTTAATTCTGAAAATTAGTTCTAAGTGTACAGTCCAGAATAAACATATAGAAACTAAAAATACTCCCTTataatccccccccccccccaaaccccacaaaaaaacccaaacaccttAGTCTGGGTCTTCAGCTAACAAGAAccatctctccctgcctctcaAATATAGCAACCAGACTTCAAATACTTCAACTCTTACAAATCTTTATCTCCTATTCCAAGTTATCATAGCAAAGTGATTATTCTTGTCACAGATTTAACCTACTTTGATGCTGGAATCTTTCATTTATGTGAGCCCTGCTGTGTTGCTCTTGACTTAGCTGCTGTTCATGTAAATCTACAGGGGTAGGGTTAATACCAGTTCCTTCAAGATATAGTCGGATTCTTTGCCGCCACTGCCACCTTAGAGAGGAGGAAGTTGGTATCATTAGCTGAAATATTAATTACAGAATTAGATAGGATCAGAGAGTCTTTACTCTCAAAGCAGAGCATCTTAAGATTAaaagttaaatatatttgaagtCACATTTCAAGTTTTACAGCTTCCACTATCACTTCTAAATTTAGTAAGTTAATCAtactaaaatgtaaaatactctACACTTACCGATTTGCTACCTAATGCTTTTTTAGATGCGTAAAGAGGACACTGGCCAAAAGCAGTCTACAAACATTACATTATACATAACAATCCATCTTTTTAGGCATGTGTTCCTAACTTATGAATTCATGACTGATGCAATGAGTTTGAGAACAAGCTCTCAGAAATTTATACAGCAATACATGCTATATTTTTACCATCTTCTGTTTGTATTTGCAAATGTCCAGAAAAGCAGCTCTATCTACCTCTTTATACATAAGGGCAGCTGCAAGTATCCTCTAATTTTAAGAATCACTCCTGGCCTAGGAACTTTAGGATGCTTAAGAGGAGTTCAATTAAGAGAGAGAAGGATATAAAAGGCATTCTTCCTTAAGCTGTTACATCATTCagattttttgatttttttttccccctagagaAGATAtcaattcctttttcttcttacaatttagatattatataaaaaaaatagtaataatatttttGATTAAGAACGCAAATCACAAGGAAGTGTTTTGAGCACATCTTTTCCCAGTTCACACTGTTGATATCCAGGTGACAGTAACCAGCTTACATGTTTCCCAAAATTACAGCAAGACAGACTTACACTTTATATGAATACATTATTAGTTTTCCCTCATTGTCACTAGCTTCCTTACAATACTCATGTCAAAACCCctataaaattagaaaatggGACTGTACCCCTATTATACCCCTATTCTGAGATCCTGTTATACTGTTTACGATCAAAAAAAGAAACGTGGGTAGTCTGATATAGTTTGTCCTTTATAAATCAATGATGTTGGTGGTTTCATTGGACGAGATAAGTGCTTACACAGATTGTTGCACTAAAGTGGCTGACACACTTCATGgataaggacaaggagaaaagaTAATCCCCTTTTTCCACTCTCTAGCACCTCACCATCCTTCTGGAACTCTGAGCTACCAAAAGCTCTTTCAGACAGGCTGATCCAGTTACCCACCCATTTTAAAGTTTCCGTAGGCCCAAATAAATCTGAGAATTGCCAAGTCAAACACCCATTCATGTCCTTGCTTAGGAATATCAGTTactattctgaaaaaataagcaGGAAGATCTTTTCTGTTTCACTCTGGTGAGGCTTCAGCTCCATAACAGGCAACAACAGGAGTGTCAGCAACAACAATATAACATAACATccaacaaaacattaaaagtgACTAGAGTATCAAGGGGGGTTACCTGCATCAGCACTACCAGCTTTACCTAAATGACTTAGCATGATGGAGAGTTAAAATCTGGTTTTTAAGTCTCAGAATATTTGATTTGAAGGTACCTTTTCATTTAGTAATACCTATTGAAACCCCTTCAGTTATTTATAATCAGTACTGATGACTGCTTTCACCTTATTCTAGAAATTTTCTATGGCACAAATACAGTTACACTTCAAGCTACAAATTAAATATCCTAGaagtataaacaaaaaaacaattgcaatatattttcatgTGAATTACTTCTTTCTGTTTGATGGTTTGCCATCATAAAAGTATCCTGGAATGTTAATACACCACAGAATGATGTCTCTAAGAATTATTGAAAAAACTCTTTCCTAGTCTGtcctttaaaattcagattGCTTCCTTCTCAATTCAAGGGAAATTCTTCTATTTTAAGAATATCTAGTATTGAAAACATCAAGCTATCTTCAGcataaagaaaagctttgccTAACATTAATCTCGTAACAAAATTTCAGCCACTCTACCATAATCACCAAAACCCCAGATGCATCACACTGACCATTTCCTAACTCTATAGCCTTCATTagcttatagaatgctttgggttggaagggacctttagaggtcatctagcccaacccacctgcagtgagcagggacagctttaactagatcaggttgctcagagccccgtccaacctgaccttgaatgatgccagggatggggcctctaccacctctctgggcaacctgttccagtgcttcaccaccctcattgtaaaaaatttctttcttatgtctagtctatatctattcttctttaatttaaatccgttattccttgtcctgtcacaacaggccttgctaaaaagattgcccccatctttcctgtaggccccctttaagtactggaaggccgcaataaggtctccctgcagccttctcttctccaggctgaacaaccccaactctctcagcctggcctcataggagaggtgctccagccctcggatcattttggtggccctcttctggacctgctccaacaggtccatgtccttcttgggctgagggctccagagctggatgcagtactccagatgaggtctcaccagagcagagtagaggggcagaatcacctccctcgacctgctggccacgcttcttttgatgcagcccaggatacggttggctttctgggctgcaagcgcacattgttggctcatgtccagcttttcatccaccagtacccccaagtccttctccacagggctgctctcaatcccttcatcccccagcctgtactgatatcggaggttgccccgtcccaggtgcaggaccttgcacttggccttgttgaacctcatgaggttcacacaggcccacctctccagcttgtccaggtccctctggatgacatctcgtcctcctggtgtgtcaaccgcaccactcagcttggtgtcgtctgcaaacttgctgagggtgcactcaatcccactgtctgtgtcattgatgaagatgttaaacagcaccggtcccagtacggactcgtgagggactccacttgtcaccggtctccatgtggacatcgagccgttgaccacgaccctttggatgcgaccatccagccaattcctcatccaccaaacagtccacccatcaaacccatatctctccaatttagagagaaggatgttgcgggggactgtgtcaaaggctttacagaagtccaagtagatgacatccattgcttttcccttgtccactgatgcagtcactccttcatagaaagccactaggtt from Pelecanus crispus isolate bPelCri1 chromosome W, bPelCri1.pri, whole genome shotgun sequence encodes the following:
- the LOC104030829 gene encoding LOW QUALITY PROTEIN: NAD kinase 2, mitochondrial (The sequence of the model RefSeq protein was modified relative to this genomic sequence to represent the inferred CDS: substituted 1 base at 1 genomic stop codon), which produces MNLSSSKTTRWQWRQRIRLYLEGTGINPTPVDLHEQQLSQEQHSRAHINERFQHQRSDISGPHLLPVRALSEVFIGESLSSRENFNSCKPSFKFSLYMASYYEISVDDGPWEKQKSSGLNVCTGTGSKAWSYNINKVANQAVEEILKIAKKHGSLNMLLNTELVQKVTNDFNDSLLCSPEEPKMFFSIXEPIVNRVFSSSWQHGFSSKVCVRSRCWDACMVVDGGTSFEFNDGAIASIMIDTEDALCTVLLEE